The following coding sequences are from one Segnochrobactrum spirostomi window:
- a CDS encoding DUF58 domain-containing protein — MVSAALQGQGIRLRAADLLALREGVPRDARHRPATRRPGALPAKPAGAGMDLREIRAFAEGDDARRIDPAATARTGSPHVRTFHEDRDDTVLLVADFRGPMLWGTGSRLRSVAAAHVLARRGWQAVARGATVGALAVGARGITALPGAAGAPHMSRLCHLLALWHDEALEAASEARAAEGPGGDGGLTEALVRAARLAPSGGEVMIATGPDGVAPVDEPALARLARRRRVRLVLPLDPIETAPPPAPLPVRAGALARLARLCPLETAPLAARLRALNVTLEVLSDDSV, encoded by the coding sequence GGCTCCGGGCTGCGGATCTCCTCGCCTTGCGTGAGGGCGTTCCGCGCGACGCCCGCCATCGCCCAGCGACTCGGCGGCCGGGCGCCCTGCCCGCGAAGCCCGCCGGCGCCGGCATGGATCTGCGCGAGATCCGCGCCTTCGCCGAGGGGGACGACGCGCGGCGGATCGATCCGGCGGCGACCGCCCGCACCGGATCGCCCCATGTCCGCACGTTTCATGAGGATCGCGACGACACCGTGCTCCTCGTCGCCGATTTCCGCGGCCCGATGCTGTGGGGGACGGGATCGCGGCTCCGCTCCGTCGCCGCGGCGCACGTGCTCGCCCGGCGGGGATGGCAGGCCGTCGCCCGCGGTGCCACGGTCGGCGCGCTCGCCGTCGGGGCGCGGGGCATCACCGCCCTTCCCGGCGCCGCCGGCGCGCCGCACATGTCCCGGCTCTGCCATCTGCTTGCGCTCTGGCACGACGAGGCCCTCGAGGCGGCGTCCGAGGCCCGCGCAGCGGAGGGACCAGGCGGCGATGGCGGGCTCACCGAGGCGCTCGTCCGGGCGGCTCGCCTCGCGCCGTCCGGCGGCGAGGTGATGATCGCCACGGGTCCCGACGGGGTCGCGCCGGTCGACGAGCCCGCGCTCGCCCGGCTGGCGCGCCGCCGCCGGGTTCGCCTCGTGCTGCCGCTCGATCCGATCGAGACGGCCCCACCGCCCGCGCCCCTCCCGGTCAGGGCCGGGGCGCTCGCCCGCCTCGCCCGTCTGTGTCCGCTCGAAACCGCGCCGCTCGCGGCGCGGCTGCGTGCCCTCAACGTCACCCTCGAGGTGTTGTCCGATGACTCGGTCTGA
- a CDS encoding VWA domain-containing protein, with product MIFTGMNFAWINFPSINFAWPLAFLLLPLPVLARFVAPARRGTGVALGVSAAAFAAASPVRAGDDRLGTALLAAAWLALVLALAGPRVAATTAAVVTSGRDIMLALDLSGSMLKEDFDLDGKPLSRLDAVKQVAARFVAARRGDRVGLVIFGDRAYVAQPLTFDVASVGHAIAEAQVGISGQSTAISDGLGLAARRLIESDGRTKVLVLLSDGVDTVGKVDASDAARLAARHGIRVHTIALGPDDLESAPQAADAVDAAALRAMAEAGNGTSFRVRTLADLEAMAATLDRLEPNPATRPPLAVWRLLWMWPGGLALGFAALLATRRRA from the coding sequence ATGATCTTCACTGGGATGAATTTCGCGTGGATCAACTTCCCGTCGATCAACTTCGCCTGGCCGCTCGCCTTCCTGCTGCTGCCGTTGCCGGTGCTGGCGCGGTTCGTCGCGCCGGCCCGCCGGGGCACGGGCGTCGCCCTCGGCGTCTCGGCGGCGGCGTTCGCTGCGGCGTCGCCGGTCCGGGCCGGTGACGACCGGCTCGGAACCGCCCTCCTCGCCGCGGCATGGCTCGCGCTCGTCCTCGCCCTCGCCGGTCCGCGCGTCGCCGCGACGACGGCGGCGGTCGTGACGTCGGGACGGGACATCATGCTGGCGCTCGACCTTTCGGGCAGCATGCTCAAGGAGGATTTCGATCTCGACGGCAAGCCGCTCTCCCGCCTGGACGCTGTCAAGCAGGTCGCCGCGCGCTTCGTCGCGGCGCGCCGCGGCGACCGGGTCGGTCTCGTCATCTTCGGCGACCGGGCCTATGTGGCGCAGCCCCTCACCTTCGACGTCGCCTCGGTCGGTCACGCCATCGCGGAGGCGCAGGTCGGCATCTCGGGCCAGTCCACGGCGATCTCGGACGGCCTCGGACTCGCGGCGCGCCGGCTCATCGAGAGCGACGGGCGGACCAAGGTTCTCGTTCTCCTCTCCGACGGCGTCGATACCGTGGGCAAGGTCGATGCCAGCGATGCGGCGCGCCTGGCGGCACGCCACGGCATTCGCGTCCACACCATCGCGCTCGGCCCCGACGATCTCGAGAGTGCGCCCCAGGCGGCGGACGCGGTGGACGCCGCCGCGCTGCGGGCGATGGCCGAGGCCGGCAACGGCACCAGTTTCCGCGTGCGGACTCTCGCCGACCTCGAGGCCATGGCCGCGACGCTCGACCGTCTCGAGCCGAACCCTGCGACGCGCCCGCCGCTCGCGGTGTGGCGGCTGCTCTGGATGTGGCCCGGCGGGCTCGCCCTCGGGTTCGCCGCCCTCCTCGCCACACGGAGGCGGGCGTGA
- a CDS encoding vWA domain-containing protein, producing MSTFVLLRPWWLVVLPLLALLALRQLRAGADLGGWERVMSPAMAAAMRNLGHLRGARDTRRFGALAAAALLGLGLAGPAVPRADAPLLAGSGAILIALDLSPSVARGTALADAQAAAASVLAASGGRPVGLVLFSGEAYDVAAPTADPASLESLIAVLGPETMPSGGSRPATALALAQRMLAGSRDADVVLISDGGGIDDAARAEAARLSGASIRLDALVLDRAAGGATDPAALRALAAVSAPARAPEPVLRALKHGGRLDRDPALTSLQYRDFGPVLAALAAVPLVALFRRRA from the coding sequence GTGAGCACGTTCGTTCTGCTGCGGCCCTGGTGGCTCGTCGTGCTGCCGCTCCTCGCTCTGCTCGCCCTCCGGCAGTTGCGGGCGGGCGCCGATCTCGGCGGTTGGGAGCGGGTGATGTCCCCCGCGATGGCGGCGGCGATGCGCAACCTTGGCCATCTCCGCGGTGCGCGGGACACACGCCGTTTCGGGGCGCTCGCGGCGGCGGCGCTCCTCGGCCTCGGTCTCGCCGGTCCGGCGGTGCCGCGGGCCGATGCGCCGTTGCTCGCCGGCAGCGGTGCCATTCTGATCGCCCTCGATCTGTCGCCCTCGGTCGCCCGCGGAACGGCACTCGCCGATGCCCAGGCCGCGGCGGCGAGCGTGCTCGCCGCATCCGGCGGCCGGCCCGTCGGCCTCGTCCTGTTCTCCGGCGAGGCCTACGACGTGGCGGCGCCGACCGCCGATCCGGCGTCGCTCGAAAGCCTGATTGCGGTCCTCGGCCCGGAGACGATGCCGAGCGGCGGCAGCCGGCCGGCCACGGCCCTCGCGCTCGCCCAGCGGATGCTCGCGGGGAGCCGCGACGCCGACGTGGTGCTGATCTCCGACGGCGGGGGGATCGACGACGCGGCCCGGGCCGAGGCCGCGCGACTCAGCGGCGCCAGCATCCGCCTCGACGCCCTCGTACTCGACCGCGCTGCGGGCGGCGCCACCGACCCCGCGGCGCTCCGTGCGCTTGCCGCCGTCTCGGCGCCGGCCCGCGCACCGGAGCCGGTGCTGCGCGCCCTGAAGCACGGCGGCCGGCTCGATCGGGACCCGGCGCTGACGAGCCTCCAATATCGCGATTTCGGGCCGGTCCTCGCCGCGCTCGCGGCCGTGCCGCTCGTCGCCCTGTTCCGGAGGCGGGCATGA
- a CDS encoding BatD family protein — MVIRLAFLFCLVAGIARADSLRLIVPDGAPVVGEMIPVTVRGEYTSRIALESLTFPNAADYDWIQLARDQWRDETIDGVSVRVFERRIAVFPRHAGMLRLGPVVHRLTVIGASGARVPLDVTAPAVSFPVAPYPGPPPPLAASALVVKDELSAAPGALRDGETLVRRVTLIADGTLPHLMPVRPPMRAAWLISFTSPEQREMKPTPNGPVTTIVWEWHLRPKTGEPGVLPAVTIPWFDTETRRLRTAEIPAIPFGYASFRDDRSSEERLPAGQVALAVAALAAGAVGGIALAVAGLAARRRADLHRRVGRGLFAIRGRHALRRAAATGDAVALRRAAEIYVDERRALGLPVTGHETAQLDEALYGRSGLAPDFDTNAALAALTRHR, encoded by the coding sequence ATGGTGATCCGTCTCGCCTTTCTCTTCTGCCTCGTCGCGGGGATCGCCCGGGCCGACAGCCTCCGCCTTATCGTACCGGACGGCGCGCCGGTGGTGGGCGAGATGATCCCGGTCACCGTGCGCGGCGAGTACACGAGCCGGATCGCGCTCGAGAGCCTGACCTTCCCGAACGCGGCCGACTATGACTGGATCCAGCTCGCCCGCGACCAATGGCGCGACGAGACCATCGACGGCGTCTCGGTGCGGGTGTTCGAGCGGCGTATCGCGGTCTTCCCCCGCCATGCCGGAATGCTCCGCCTCGGGCCGGTGGTTCACCGTCTGACGGTGATCGGCGCGTCGGGTGCGAGGGTGCCGCTCGACGTCACCGCGCCGGCCGTGAGCTTCCCCGTCGCCCCCTATCCGGGACCGCCTCCGCCGCTCGCCGCGTCGGCCCTCGTCGTGAAGGACGAGCTCTCCGCGGCCCCCGGCGCGCTGCGGGACGGCGAGACGCTGGTGCGCCGCGTCACGCTGATCGCCGACGGGACGCTGCCGCATCTGATGCCGGTCCGTCCGCCGATGCGGGCGGCCTGGCTGATCAGCTTCACCTCCCCCGAACAGCGCGAGATGAAGCCGACGCCGAACGGGCCGGTGACGACGATCGTGTGGGAATGGCACCTGCGGCCGAAGACCGGCGAGCCCGGCGTGCTCCCGGCCGTGACGATCCCGTGGTTCGACACGGAGACCCGGCGACTGCGGACCGCGGAGATCCCGGCGATCCCGTTCGGCTATGCGAGCTTCCGCGACGATCGTTCGAGCGAGGAGCGGCTGCCAGCCGGCCAGGTCGCCCTCGCGGTCGCCGCGCTCGCGGCCGGGGCGGTCGGCGGCATCGCGCTCGCCGTCGCCGGCCTCGCGGCGCGGCGTCGCGCGGATCTGCACCGACGGGTCGGTCGCGGTCTCTTCGCCATTCGCGGTCGGCACGCGCTGAGACGCGCCGCCGCAACCGGGGACGCCGTCGCGCTGCGCCGGGCCGCGGAGATCTATGTGGACGAGCGCCGCGCCCTCGGCCTTCCCGTCACGGGTCACGAGACCGCGCAACTCGACGAGGCCCTCTATGGACGCAGCGGACTGGCGCCGGACTTCGACACGAACGCCGCCCTCGCCGCGCTGACCCGGCACCGCTGA
- a CDS encoding SDR family NAD(P)-dependent oxidoreductase codes for MATILDDLFSLEGRTALVTGGAGAIGRVLARGLASAGARVAVHDFDEARLAEIRALFEADGREVVTLTGDLTDAAACKTVVDRAAEALGGLDILVNSQGTNRRKRIEAVTADDFDAIVDVNLRSVYFVAQAAHPHFKARGGGKIVNISSLSAKHAFNTISVYAATKAAVSQLTRAQAREWVGDNIQVNAVEPGFVKTEFTRPLWDDPYRDGWFRGFIPAGRLASPDELVGAVILLASRGSSYITGQSIVIDGGVLSGATWEAPAAP; via the coding sequence ATGGCCACCATTCTCGACGATCTGTTTTCCCTGGAGGGCCGCACCGCGCTCGTCACCGGCGGCGCCGGTGCGATCGGCCGCGTGCTCGCCCGCGGCCTCGCCTCGGCCGGAGCCCGCGTCGCCGTGCACGATTTCGACGAAGCCCGGCTCGCCGAGATCCGCGCGCTGTTCGAGGCCGACGGCCGCGAAGTCGTCACCCTCACGGGCGATCTCACCGACGCCGCCGCCTGCAAGACGGTGGTCGATCGCGCCGCCGAGGCGCTCGGCGGGCTCGACATCCTCGTCAACAGCCAGGGCACCAACCGCCGCAAGCGCATCGAGGCGGTGACGGCGGACGATTTCGACGCCATCGTCGACGTCAATCTGCGCAGCGTCTATTTCGTGGCGCAGGCGGCACATCCGCACTTCAAGGCGCGCGGCGGCGGCAAGATCGTCAACATCTCCTCGCTCAGCGCCAAGCACGCGTTCAACACCATCTCCGTCTATGCGGCGACGAAAGCGGCGGTGAGCCAGCTCACCCGCGCCCAGGCGCGGGAATGGGTCGGCGACAACATCCAGGTGAACGCCGTCGAGCCCGGCTTCGTGAAGACGGAGTTCACCCGGCCACTCTGGGACGATCCTTACCGCGACGGCTGGTTCCGTGGCTTCATCCCCGCCGGCCGGCTGGCGAGCCCGGACGAACTCGTCGGGGCGGTGATCCTGCTCGCCTCCCGGGGCTCGTCCTACATCACCGGCCAATCGATCGTGATCGACGGCGGCGTCCTCTCCGGCGCGACCTGGGAGGCGCCGGCGGCACCGTAA
- a CDS encoding sulfurtransferase: MSYETVISPEALATGLEAAREGSADWLVLDARFTLDDEDWGRRVHRESHIPGALFADLATDLSGPIIAGVTGRRPLPALAVWAATLSRWGVRPETQIVTYDSSGGMMAAARLWWMLRWAGHDRVAVLDGGWPAWIAEGRPADTSVATRTPVPFQGHERAAFVADVGLVDEIRLNPTWALFDSRSEEGFHGLGVYQDPVRGHIPGARLANRADTLDGAGRFRSPAELRAHYAALFGDVPVERVVFYCGSGVTAAQNLLALAHAGLGDARHYVGSWSEWITDPSRPVAL, encoded by the coding sequence ATGTCTTATGAGACGGTTATTTCCCCGGAGGCGCTGGCGACGGGGCTCGAAGCGGCGCGCGAGGGCAGTGCCGACTGGCTCGTGCTCGACGCCCGCTTCACCCTGGACGACGAGGATTGGGGCCGCCGGGTCCATCGCGAGAGCCACATTCCGGGTGCGCTGTTCGCCGACCTCGCGACCGATCTCTCCGGCCCGATCATCGCCGGGGTAACCGGGCGGCGGCCGCTGCCCGCCTTAGCAGTCTGGGCGGCGACGCTGTCGCGCTGGGGCGTGCGGCCCGAGACCCAGATCGTCACCTACGACTCGAGCGGCGGGATGATGGCCGCGGCGCGGCTGTGGTGGATGCTGCGCTGGGCGGGTCACGACCGCGTCGCGGTGCTCGACGGCGGGTGGCCGGCGTGGATTGCCGAGGGTCGGCCGGCGGACACCAGCGTCGCGACGCGCACGCCGGTGCCGTTCCAGGGCCATGAGCGCGCGGCGTTCGTCGCGGATGTCGGGCTTGTCGACGAGATCCGGCTCAATCCGACGTGGGCGCTGTTCGACTCACGCTCGGAGGAAGGCTTCCACGGCCTCGGCGTCTACCAGGACCCGGTGCGCGGCCACATCCCCGGGGCCCGCCTCGCCAACCGGGCCGACACCCTCGACGGCGCCGGCCGCTTCCGCTCGCCGGCCGAATTGCGAGCCCATTATGCGGCGTTGTTCGGCGACGTGCCGGTCGAGCGCGTCGTCTTCTATTGCGGTTCGGGCGTCACGGCGGCGCAGAACCTGTTGGCGCTCGCCCACGCCGGCCTCGGCGACGCCCGCCATTATGTCGGCTCGTGGAGCGAATGGATCACTGATCCGAGCCGTCCCGTCGCCCTCTGA
- a CDS encoding substrate-binding domain-containing protein: MFRKIALTLSLAAGVAAVALSPASAAPKGKDAEVTILVSSLSYSFPHFVFLQEQLEDEASKLGKVKVLRADGQLSAPKQIADIEAALVQGVDGIIIAPADADALAPAVREAIKAGVPVVTIDRPVNGVPEVLANVAADNFKGAIRQGEAIEAQFPKGATIVNLQGIPGDKTANDRNGGLHKALDGKADYKFVSEQTARFSRDQGLSVTENILTGLSEPPQVIAAANDDMALGAAQAVDARGLKGKIAIFGYDGSTDALKAIADGSLAATVDQFPGKQGRIAIRTLVDYIRVGTKPAENNILVEPIAITKANLDKAERFGLLGQ; this comes from the coding sequence ATGTTCAGAAAGATCGCGCTCACCCTCTCCCTCGCTGCCGGCGTTGCCGCCGTGGCTCTCTCCCCGGCGTCCGCGGCGCCGAAGGGTAAGGACGCGGAGGTCACCATTCTCGTCTCCTCCCTCAGCTATTCGTTCCCCCATTTCGTGTTCCTGCAGGAGCAGCTCGAGGACGAGGCGTCGAAGCTCGGCAAGGTCAAGGTGCTCCGCGCCGACGGTCAGCTCAGCGCGCCGAAGCAGATCGCCGACATCGAGGCGGCTCTGGTGCAGGGCGTCGACGGCATCATCATCGCCCCCGCCGACGCCGATGCGCTGGCGCCCGCCGTCCGCGAGGCGATCAAGGCCGGGGTGCCGGTCGTGACGATCGATCGTCCGGTGAATGGCGTGCCCGAGGTGCTCGCGAACGTCGCCGCCGACAATTTCAAGGGTGCGATCCGCCAGGGCGAGGCCATCGAGGCCCAGTTCCCGAAGGGCGCGACCATCGTCAACCTGCAGGGCATTCCCGGCGACAAGACCGCCAACGACCGCAACGGCGGCCTGCACAAGGCGCTCGACGGCAAGGCGGATTACAAGTTCGTCTCCGAGCAGACCGCCCGCTTCAGCCGCGATCAGGGTCTGTCGGTGACGGAGAACATCCTGACGGGTCTCTCCGAGCCCCCGCAGGTGATCGCCGCCGCCAACGACGACATGGCGCTCGGCGCCGCCCAGGCGGTCGATGCGCGCGGCCTCAAGGGCAAGATCGCGATCTTCGGCTATGACGGCTCGACCGACGCCCTGAAGGCGATCGCGGACGGCTCGCTCGCCGCCACCGTCGATCAGTTCCCCGGCAAGCAGGGCCGCATCGCGATCCGCACCCTCGTCGATTATATCCGCGTGGGGACCAAGCCTGCCGAGAACAACATCCTCGTCGAGCCGATCGCCATCACCAAGGCGAACCTCGACAAGGCCGAGCGGTTCGGGCTGCTCGGCCAGTGA
- a CDS encoding sugar ABC transporter ATP-binding protein, translated as MSARTTEPAAARGAAALNAASDGSNPSEAFVASDPASVVLEARGLTKSFFGHTVLADISIALRRGEIRALLGENGAGKSTLINLLSGVLTPESGTIAVAGAPVRFARPIEAWAAGITTIRQEFSLFPDLSVAESLFAGHLPLNRLGLVDRPRMRREAKDALSRLGYAIDPDRTVASLSVAEQQLVEIARALTHRSRILIMDEPTASLSPAEVEHLKAVVRALAADGIAVLYVSHRLEEVIDLCDSFTVLRDGRHVAEGRIAGTGIDDLVRLMVGRDLEAPARRAVMETGDVVLDVVGLSTPPGAAPAVRDASFSLRAGEVVGVAGLVGAGRTELARMIFGADPVGSGTLRLKGRDYRPRSPKDAIAAGLAFVPEDRKKQGLFLGLDVLENFAAVAKRAAGGELSAPFGLVDRRAERARFAALSSRLSVRAARLDAPIAVLSGGNQQKVVLARWLETQPAVLIVDEPTRGVDIGAKTEIHRLLRALAADGVAVLVISSDLPEILAVSDRILTLCAGRLTGDLAAADASEEALMRLMTLGLDAPGGAEGAPTPATRAHRIAS; from the coding sequence GTGAGCGCTCGCACGACCGAGCCGGCGGCGGCACGCGGTGCCGCCGCCCTCAACGCGGCTTCGGATGGGTCAAACCCGTCCGAAGCCTTCGTCGCGTCCGATCCCGCATCCGTCGTTCTGGAGGCGCGAGGCCTCACCAAGAGCTTCTTCGGCCACACCGTGCTCGCCGACATCTCGATCGCGCTGCGGCGCGGCGAGATCCGCGCCCTGCTCGGTGAAAACGGGGCCGGCAAATCGACCCTCATCAATCTCCTGAGCGGTGTTCTGACCCCCGAGTCGGGCACGATCGCGGTCGCCGGTGCGCCGGTGCGGTTCGCGCGCCCGATCGAGGCCTGGGCCGCCGGCATCACCACCATCCGCCAGGAATTCAGCCTGTTTCCGGACCTCAGCGTCGCCGAGAGCCTGTTCGCCGGCCATTTGCCGCTGAACCGCCTGGGGCTCGTCGATCGGCCGCGCATGCGCCGCGAGGCGAAGGATGCTCTGTCGCGGCTCGGATATGCCATCGATCCGGACCGCACGGTCGCGAGCCTGAGCGTCGCCGAGCAGCAGCTCGTCGAGATCGCCCGGGCGCTCACCCACCGCTCCCGCATCCTCATCATGGACGAGCCGACCGCCTCGCTGAGCCCGGCGGAGGTCGAGCATCTCAAAGCGGTCGTGCGGGCGCTCGCCGCCGACGGCATCGCCGTCCTCTATGTGAGCCACCGCCTCGAAGAGGTGATCGACCTCTGCGACAGCTTCACCGTGCTGCGCGACGGCCGTCACGTCGCCGAAGGGCGGATCGCCGGAACCGGGATCGACGACCTCGTCCGCCTCATGGTCGGCCGCGACCTCGAAGCACCCGCCCGGCGCGCGGTGATGGAGACGGGCGACGTCGTTCTCGACGTCGTCGGGCTCTCGACGCCGCCCGGCGCCGCTCCGGCGGTGCGGGACGCGAGCTTCTCGCTGCGCGCGGGTGAGGTCGTCGGCGTCGCCGGCCTCGTCGGGGCCGGGCGCACGGAGCTCGCCCGCATGATCTTCGGGGCCGATCCCGTGGGGTCGGGTACATTGCGGCTGAAGGGACGGGATTATCGCCCGCGCAGCCCGAAGGACGCCATCGCCGCCGGCCTCGCCTTCGTGCCGGAAGACCGCAAGAAGCAGGGGCTCTTCCTCGGCCTCGACGTCCTCGAGAACTTCGCGGCGGTGGCGAAGCGAGCGGCCGGCGGGGAGCTGTCGGCCCCGTTCGGCCTCGTCGACCGGCGGGCCGAGCGCGCCCGCTTCGCCGCCTTGTCGAGCCGCCTTTCGGTGCGCGCCGCCCGTCTCGACGCCCCGATCGCGGTGCTCTCCGGCGGCAACCAGCAGAAGGTCGTGCTCGCCCGCTGGCTCGAAACGCAGCCGGCCGTGCTCATCGTCGACGAGCCGACCCGCGGCGTCGACATCGGCGCCAAGACCGAGATCCACCGGCTCTTGCGCGCGCTCGCCGCCGACGGCGTCGCCGTCCTGGTGATCTCGTCCGATCTGCCCGAAATCCTTGCGGTCAGCGACCGCATCCTCACCCTCTGCGCGGGCCGCCTCACGGGCGATCTCGCCGCCGCCGACGCGAGCGAGGAGGCTTTGATGCGCCTGATGACCCTCGGTCTCGACGCGCCCGGCGGCGCCGAGGGCGCGCCCACCCCTGCGACCCGCGCACACCGGATTGCCTCATGA
- a CDS encoding ABC transporter permease translates to MTATLPASAAARRPGRAMPLIARLAPALFLLLLMVLFTALAPRFLSTLNLFNVLRQVSIYGILAVGMTFVILTRGIDLSVGALAAFTGLVAAVVAKGIVDGWLGFGGHGGHAWPLAALAAILVGGLCGLVQGLFVARLAVPAFVVTLGGMTVFRGLALMVGNGGPVSGFDEAFGWWGRGMIGPVPVPVVVFLAVAVAAAFVLRATRWGRAVYAVGSNPEAARLCGLDVAGVLTGVYVLTGLCAGLGGFLLASRLNSAEAVAGTQYELTVIAAVVIGGTSLYGGTGGIVGTVIGTLLIGVLLNGLVILNVSPYVQQLLIGAIIVGAVTFDMLVKRQQR, encoded by the coding sequence ATGACCGCGACCCTTCCCGCTTCCGCCGCCGCCCGGCGGCCGGGCCGCGCGATGCCCCTGATCGCCCGGCTCGCGCCCGCCCTCTTCCTCCTCCTTCTCATGGTGCTGTTCACGGCCCTGGCGCCGCGCTTCCTGTCCACGCTCAACCTCTTCAACGTGCTGCGGCAGGTCTCGATCTACGGCATCCTCGCGGTCGGCATGACGTTCGTCATCCTGACGCGCGGCATCGACCTCTCGGTCGGCGCGCTCGCCGCCTTCACCGGCCTCGTCGCCGCCGTGGTGGCGAAGGGCATCGTCGACGGCTGGCTGGGTTTTGGCGGCCACGGCGGCCACGCCTGGCCGCTCGCGGCGCTCGCCGCGATCCTCGTCGGCGGCCTCTGCGGGCTGGTCCAGGGTCTGTTCGTCGCCCGTCTTGCGGTGCCGGCCTTCGTCGTCACCCTCGGCGGTATGACGGTGTTCCGCGGCCTCGCGCTGATGGTCGGCAACGGCGGGCCGGTCAGCGGCTTCGACGAGGCTTTCGGCTGGTGGGGACGCGGCATGATCGGTCCGGTCCCGGTGCCCGTCGTGGTGTTTCTCGCCGTCGCCGTCGCCGCGGCCTTCGTCCTGCGCGCCACCCGCTGGGGCCGCGCGGTCTATGCGGTCGGCTCCAATCCGGAGGCGGCGCGGCTTTGCGGTCTCGACGTCGCGGGCGTGCTCACCGGCGTCTATGTGCTGACGGGCCTCTGCGCCGGGCTCGGCGGCTTCCTGCTCGCCTCCCGGCTCAATTCCGCCGAGGCCGTTGCCGGCACGCAATACGAGCTTACCGTGATCGCCGCCGTGGTGATCGGCGGCACCAGTCTCTATGGCGGGACCGGCGGCATCGTCGGCACCGTGATCGGCACGCTCCTGATCGGCGTCCTGCTCAACGGCCTCGTCATCCTCAACGTCTCCCCTTACGTGCAGCAGCTTCTGATCGGGGCGATCATCGTCGGCGCGGTGACCTTCGACATGCTGGTGAAAAGGCAGCAGCGATGA